The window tacatatccATAGCTATACCTCTGGCAGTCTGATCTCTTATGCATCTAGAACAGTGTAGTACATATAACACATATGTTAGGgttaaaataagtaatgtaGTGAATTTACCTTAAACATATCACTGCAATCTAGCATTTTAAAgtgaaagtattattaaaaataccacTTTGACGTGATTAAGTTACCATGTGGctgttataatatttgttgcTTGAACAGTGCAGATAATTATGTTTGAAAAGAATATTGTTGTCACTAGGACATTTAATTTTGCATAAATGTTCattcatgttatttaaattcattcagTACTTGATGTGTATTTCTTATTCCATATTGTGTTGCAAAATGGTGGCCCTGACACAATAGATTGAATagaatttaacaattttattgttttatcttaacttttgcaaaattatatttattttttctttagatAGTAAGTAATACATGtcggtaaatatattttcagagaTTAGTTCAGTTGATAGTTTACTGGACGCTATCAATCCTTCAACTAGTCAAGTAACTCAAAATCTTGTAAAAGAAACTACAAAAGCAGCAAAACCATTATCAGTAACAAATGAGACTGAATTATCTAACATAGACAACAATCCTGAGGTTGTGATAAACAGAGAACCAACATTCCCTGTCAAAACTTCACCCACTGCCACAGAACTTTTATCAGCTAGTATTGAAAAAGTTGCTAAGGAGCAACCATTACCTGAAGAAACCCCAGTTAAAAAAGAAGAATCAATTGCAATCCAGGCTCAGGTTAAACTAACTCAAAGTATAGCAAGTGTTGCACGCAATCATCCTGAATCTAAAATGAAAGATATTAATCTCAACAATAATACAACAggtttgtgattattttttaaatttcattctatttttaaacagtaattaatagttattactcttatatatttgcataaaatgtatgtatatatttagccATAATTCTAGATCCAGATACGGCAAATGGTAACCCGAGTGAAGTGAATAAGGTTGAGACAGTGAAAGATGAAggtaacaaaaatgaaaaagcaataaaaaattcaaaaaataataataagaaatccaATAAAATGGCGAGTAAtgaagttaatataaataaaactgaatcATATGAAAATGGTAAAGATGAGACTGATAAAGTAAGTACAGAGCCAGAGAAATTGtctaaagaagaagaagaagaaaattcTCCTGAAGTAGAGAAGCCTACGCCTGCACCAGCATCATCAGAACCTACTGTGTTTGTACCTAAATATAAGTACTCTGAAGGTgtgtatattacttttttacggTGCTTCATTtactctatatttaaaaaaaaaacaatttgggTATTATTCATCACAGAGGCAAaaacagtttaattttttttatgttgtaatccttttcatttttataaatagatcaaTGGTCGCCACTGAACAAGTCTGGCAAAAAGTACTATGATATTGGATTGCTGATGCAGATAAAAGATGATCCTCTCTCAAAGAACAAACCAAATGTCCCATTATTGGAGTCATTGAATGTTATGCGGGTATGAAAATAGCAAAATTCTAGTTTCAagataatatatcttaattcaattatgtataatttattttgttattttttagtcaCCCATTCAAGAAACAGTGACATTCAATCCTATTTCGAGACCTATGAATGATGCACTTTTCCCCAATTTCTTGAAAAATTCTGGTGTTGGATCGAGAAGTAATGCTCCCAGAGAACCTAAGAAAGATGGCAGAATTATGCCACAAAGCGGTATGTCTTATTATTTGCTATTGTTAgtgtaaataaacttaaaaaaatacaaagtttaaGGTTAcagtaatcaataaaaaaatatgaattacattttttaatcaaGCATTTCAAGCAGGTAAAGGTAGTGTAAAACTAACACCATCTTCAAGTGGAAGCAGCTCTCATAAACCAGTTATCCATGTATCACTATCATTGAGGGAAGAAGTAAAACTTAACCAGACCAAGGATGCCTGGAGACCCACTAGATTTAAGAAGGATAATCTTACTGAGGAGGAATTTAAGACTCAGGTAGTTTATTGggattttaaaataactctaTTAAATAGATAATGATCCTTGATACATGTTACATAATACTGTTCTTTTAGGACCTGTACAAGAAGTTCCGTGGTATACTTAACAAGCTGACTCCTCAGAAATTTGATACATTGCTTGATAAAGTTAAAACATTGGAGATCAACACACAGGCTCGGCTAGAGGGTGTGATTGACTTAGTCTTTGAAAAAGCTATTGATGAGCCTAATTTCTCAGAAGCCTATGCTGCTATGTGCAGTAAACTGTCTATGCTGAAGGTATAAAACttttgcaattatttattttattttctttagtaaaatataacttttataatttattacttgcaGGTGCCAGCTGATAATGCTCCCGACCAATGCGTCAATTTCCGTGCTTTAATTATAAGCAAATGTCAGAATCAATTTATTACTAACAAGGTGGATGAGAATGTTTTGAAATTAGAAAAGGAACTTGCTGAGTGTACTGATCCTGTGAGTCCTGTTGATAGCATTCAGATAattcacattattatatttaaggcaaaacaaacaataataatttattataatctttagGCTAAGAAGAAAGAGCTTCATCTGCAACTTGAAGAAGAAAATAGACGTGTCAGAATGAGATCTGTTGGAAATGTCAGATTTATAGGTAATTTACTTCAAGTTCAATATGTTATACTTGTGAAATATTTAGAACCTTTAGTATATATATCTGTGTACCATCAGTAAGCCATgcgattttattttcttttgcacTTTTAGTAACCATTGTTGCACTGTAACTATGGAATTATCAATATACTTTCTTTTGCGATAACTTTTAACATGTTCTTGTCTTATTCCTAGCCACACTAGGAAtaaattcttgtttattttaaatttacaagatCACATggattaatataaacattgcaCTCTTTTTCTTTTCAATGTGCAATCTGAATATTTTGAAAGTTTATTGCGAATTTCATGTATACTTGCACCATACACAATAGTAGACCAAACTGTGTTAGACACGACGTGTCAACTACCCAATATTACGCGAACGTATAACAAAGTCCAAATGAACCCTTACATTTATGCTTGATATATCTTTGATAGAAATTgactgcaattttattatactacatATTTCTGACACAATTGAGTATTAAACATAGTGACTGCACCCATatgtaactatttaaaaaattatatgatgCTATGATATAATCCCTCaatctttttaaaatgtgtAATTAACTTTAGTCATCATTTCTGCTGCAGCTTATATGCTTAACCTCTATAATTGGCGAATTATGTTTTCTGCAAACGATTTCTGACCATtggcaaaataaatttagattgtttgttataattatctgtataaatgatgatatttacttaatataatcaatcatcatttttgttttatttgtgacTGTTTGAATAAGATATCTGATgcgtgtatttaataaataattcatattttttttacaaatcaaccattatagttattttgttttaattggtatgattatgacaaaaaaaaaatataggtatcaAGCTTATtgcgaaattaattatattagcataaatatatttgtgttaaactatactctatatattacaaattaagttaaaaataaaagctatcATCTACATAAGGATAAAAGCTTTGGTTATTGCCCTGCTATAGTTTTTGAGTGTTTGTCCTCATTCGAGGTGCATTTTcggttatataatatgaaataatatttcaggTGAGCTCTACAAGCTGAAAATGTTGACAGCGAAGATTATGGTTTACTGTATGACATACCTAATTGAGAAGCTTGAAGAggaaaaattggagtgtctatgtAAACTGCTTACAACCATTGGTGAACAAGTAGAAAGCGAAGTCAAAGAGCAACTGGAAAGTGTCTTCAAGAAAATGCAGGACATTGTTGAgcgtaaatcaaataaaattagtagcAGAGTACGCTTCATGCTGCAAGATGTCATTGAGCTAAGAAGACGTAAATGGGTTGCTAAAAACGTGGTCGACTCGCAACCTAAGATGATGGATCAAATTCAAAAGGAAGCAGAACAACATCAAAGGCATATTGAGGTAAAAATTAAAAGGGaatctatttattattgatttttaacatCTATTGTATCttgtgttaatttaatatatattttttagcttATGAATGCACCTTCAATGGGTGGCGGTGGTTTTCGGCGAGAGGATGGAGGTCGTGGCAAGCGAGGTGGAGATAGACGCCAGGGCTCCAACTCATTCATGGATAACCAGTGGAAGCCAACACGACCTACCAACTACACTGTAGATACCTCTAAACTTAAGACTGTTGCACAAaaggtaaaatttaataatcaaataatattattgaattactTATGCCTTAGGTATATGTAATAgatgttataaagtttttacttctaaatatttatgtctTAAAACATATTTCAGAATCTTAGCAATATTAAATTGGCTCCTCAAAATTCTGGCTGGAATCATGGTTCAGGAACAAAGACTCCTGctcaaattaatagtaatttgaTGATAAGTCTAACGAAAAATATGTATAGTGTCCTTGAAAATGTACAGGCGGATCCCACTTCTCTTAGAAGTAAGTAgtaatagattattatataataattttaaaaattataaatttgttagaAATAAAGTTTCTTTCTACATTAAAGTTTGATCAAaagttaaaatttgtttgttaatttttaaagtaactacttaaagttattatatatattattatttaaagttataaagttctataaaaactcattttattatcttcgaTTTTTTTAGCAAACAAGGACTTATCTTCAAGCTACCATCATTCGAAATCTATTGAAAGATCGACATTCAATTCCAGAGGTGACTTCagtaagtttatattaattatatgaaacaataacaacaataaaaaaccatttaaaaaaaaataaattggctGTATTGAgcattttacatatttacttataatacacCACATTTTATCTGGATGTTAGTTGACTACTAGTTTTCAGTTAATTgtggattttttaaatttatttattgcattaatacctaaattataatacatattagaatgtaataatgtatgtttaaataaataggaaatATGATTGACTGcttgttaaaaatgtttatatatatatatatatatatatatatattttaatttaaatacttttctgaATGTACAGATAGTGGCAGTGGTAGCCGTTCGGGCTCAGTGGGCGTTACTCGTTCTAACTCAAGCAGTAGAAGTGCTACTACTGCGCCGGCGCCCGCGCCTGTTTCTGAGGCTGCACCAGTTGCACCGGCACCACAGGAGCCATTGCCCGATGCTAAAAAGAAGTTTGTCAAAATACTCATCATGGATAAGCTGGTCAATCCCAATGATGATGAATTTATCACTGAAATCAAACAGACTTTCCCGCCACAGTACCATGCTGCTGTTGTCACTGAAATCCTTAACATCGCCTTAGAAAGGTAAATTTCACAGTAatcttagtttttattattgtaggCTACTTaatcatacatatttttatcaatcacatcatacttatattttaatacattattaaaatttacaggGCAGCAAAGGATGTATATTCGATTGCAAAAAGTCTGTTCCATCTCGTATCAACTGGAACAATATCTTCCGATAATTTCCTAGCAGGTATTAACGAAATTCTAGAATTCGCACCTGACTTATACATCGATATCCctattttgtatgaatatttagGAAAGTTTATTGCGCCGAATATTGAAAAGAGGGTAAGTGTAATGATTTtgtacgttaatttaaaataaaaaataattgtaaatgtctaatatatatttttttttccttgtaGCATATCACATTTGTACAGGTATTTAGATtatgtgaaaatattattatgtcgaATCAAGGCCATATGTTCTTAAAAACTGTAATTAGAGACTTAAAAGAGAGCATGGGACCTTCTTTTGTCAAAACGAAGTGGCAGGAATCTGGATTAGAATTAAAGCAATGGATGCCCGAGGAACAGGtaagttttattaacaaatttaaagtaatttatttaccttcaactatttttcaaattaataattagttaGCGTGAATCTCGATTCATACAATCTTAAAATAACCTCTGAAACTACATAATAAACAACATGAGTAATATTTAAGGTTCCAAAATGGATTGAAGATAACAAATTCGAATTCTTGGAAGGCGGTAAACCTACTGAGGAAACAAAGAAAATCCTAACGCCGAGTGAAACTCAAAGCAAACTATTACAGCTCATGAACACCGATGAGCATTGCGACTGCATACGAGGATGGGTACAGGTAATGGATTTTTAAATGTCAGTAATACATAACACAAAATATGGTGTAAAGTAGTGCATTTTTTGCGGTAATGTAATTAAAGGGTGAAATACGTGGCCTTATGTATCagcacataataatataaatattatcagcaCAGTCACTACTTCaagtaaagttttaatattctttataattgtaataacacATTCCTTTTCTCATTGAATGTAACAAGCAGAAAACTTGTTTATCTTAAATGAAGGTTAAATTACACATTCATGAGAGGTATGAGGTAAGATatcaaacttttaaatatatcgttCAATACGATCTCATTGTTGTAGGAAAAAACGTAAATTTATTCCTATTTCGTATCACttatgtgaaaataaataaaatgttgctatattttattattctttttgtggtgttaaattatattttttgtggtttATTAGGATAACCTAGGCGCTGCGTCAAACGAAAATTGGTTTATGCGCGCACTGACGCAAGCTGTCTGCGAATACGCGTTATACGGCACAGAAGGACGCGACGTGCCGCACTTTAGCCACGAACGCATGAACAAATATGCTTCACTCATTAGTGAATTCGGCGATTCGCGTGAACAGAGGGAGGCTAGTTGCCTCTTTGGTATTCAGCAGCTAATACATAGGCTGGAACACCCGCAAGGTATGTCTTTCACCCTCGGCTCTCAAATATAAGTTGTATGTCattgtattttatgaaatatcctacttgataatgttatttatgtttcagGGTTAACATTAGAAATATTCCAATATTTGCATGAACAATACATTATATCCGTGGAAGGCTTTATTGCATGGGAAGTGTCTGAAAAGGAGCCTGAAGGCAAAggtattgatattaaaatgttaaagtatataataaataactaattcttaaatatttgaaatatggtACATCAATAAAtgaaccgagatggctcagtggttagaactcgtgcatcttaaccgatgatttcgggttcaaacccaggcaagcaccactgtgtatatgtgcttaatttgtgtttataattcatctcgtgttcagcggtgaaggaaaacatcgtgaggaaacctgcatgtgtctaatttcattgaaattctgacacatgtgcattccaccaacccgcattggaacagcgtggtggaatatgttccaagccctctcctaaatgagagaggaggccattagcccagcagtgggaaatttacaggctgttactttacttttttttttacatcaataaataaactatataattaaatgtatttttcaatTTGTCTAGCGGTGATGTTGAAAGCGCTGACCTCGTTCTTCACGAACATCAAGGAGGCAGACAACGAGGAGTCTTGCGGGGAGGACTGACGCGCAGCGGACGCCGCGCGCGCCGTACACGCCGCTGCCGTGGCGCGCGCCGCTGTCGTCACCGCCGCCGCCCGCCCCGACCACAGATCCTCCgtcttctatatttttatattctagaCTACCGCGCGCCCCTACCActcatagattttattatattttaatgcttaAATTAACAGAAGCTAGAAAaagttgtataatatttgttatgctATAGTTATTTATCGAGGTCCTAAATTTTAATCGCTTCGATGTAATGCGTTTATCGATtggtatgttaaaataattgattgaaTTGAAACGTTATTTGTTTACGATTATGATTGATGTTTACAAATGAAGAGGTAACGTGGTCGAACAATATCTTGATTCGGGAATTATGGGAAATTTTTGGgtctatttataaagtataaataatgtaaaattgaaaataacataGCTTCTTCAAATAGGAATGGATACGATATTTAGGGGTGTGGCGATGTACCGTAGAATACATACGGTAACCACTTCTAATCCCTGAATATTTTAAGAGCATAATACTTCAATGTGAAGTAGCCGCTGCGTGTGCCCATTTCTATTTGACATCGATCAACATCTCCTCACTGGTTCAAGATATTGAGCGTAGGACGAAAGCGTTAGCTGTCGCCAGACCAGTAATTCCCCTCCCATTGCTCGAGTCCGCTAGCAGTTTgtcaataaaatgtttcatcTATATGCAAATAGGTtggtacaaatatatattcgcTATAACGTTTTTATACATGCGACTGTAAAGTAATTGATAGTGTTGTATTTACATGACGTTCTTAAGTATGATGTCTTACGGGCAGGAGCTGTACATTTGTGCtcattatcttttataaaaatcttcGCACTGCGCAACAGATTACACGTAATATTGtactaaaaactaaatatttaagttgtaatttattttgatatatagataaaaattatgaatttattgttaaaattgaaaCGACGATCACAGGAACCCGGCTTGGCCGGTGTACCAAGTTCATTAGAAACACACTCACAATaaggtaataaatataacagcAATCCAAGCCGATatattagatatacatataaagattgcgatagataaatttatatacatattatattaaattaggaCTATTTACGGGGCTGACATGGCGCGCCGCTTGACGCGACCTCCGCGTCGGCGCGTAGCTAACTAGCAATGATAGGCTAGCCAGCGATACTGCGCGGACAACATGAGTTCAATGAGAGATGTTgacagattatattatatttaacgtattGTATATCACTGTCGTTTTCATTTATATAGACATAGACAGCTAATTTTTGAACTGATAAAGTAAcataaaggtaaaaaaaaatagatttgcgtataattacatataattttaatgattgcgAAATTCGGATATTCCTtagctattaaaatttaaaagaaaagccGACTTTGCTATCGATAATCCAAATACCTTCCGCCGTACTGAATAATGTATAAGTAGATTTCTCGACAATAATACAACCACAATCGAGTCGATAAAATGCTAGACTGATATAACACCGTagttataaaaacgaaaaacaCCAACGCAGCTCACCCAAAACTTGTTCTTCCACAGTTAACAATGTTCGGAAACCGTTTCCATCGCAGTTTTGTTCGTTATCGATCGTTAGTATTTTTATCAGCTAGACTAGACGCAGCATGAAgtctaattttcttttataaatgatatttttttgctttgttaagattaattatttgttatcacAGAGAATTCAGATTGCACTCGACTAGTATCGTAGATCATtttcttattcattatttttattttaatgttttctttaatataactttattggTAATGTCTCAGTTAGCTGCTAACCATTGTCTCAAATCTGTGGTGATCCGGCGAGTCGTGCCCGCACCTTCCGCTGctgagtttattttaattattatagctaTCCTTATCAGTTactatgtatgttatgtaaataaactttatatgaagaaatataatctttattcattacATTCCTGTTCTTATTACCTTCAAATTTTTCCATTGATCATGATTATAGGTTATTTGCGATGTTTAAGTACAAAGTTAGATTACagatattaatttagaatttaaattttatacaattttagtgTAAATTCAACGCTATAAAGTTGCATTATATCTCTAAATTCCTCAGTGTAACTGCGTACAATCTCTCGCCAGTAAGTTTCCTTATTTTCATCATCttgtatttgaattttgaattctTTCAATTCTGCAGCAAAATCATCATACAATATAATCTTTAGTTACATAAaccaaaattatgaaaatttaatcgAGACAAAAAGCATAAACATTGGTGTGGACTGGGGTTTAGGTATTTAGTTCCCGTTCGATGCAATTAGAAAAACTAAAAATCTTATGggcatagttttaaaataatctcaaGTGGAAAATAATCTGTTGTTCAAAGATGGTCCCTTACTGTCACATACTCCACATGCCACGATCTCGATCGCGTCGTGCAGGTCTGATGCACATATACGACCCGTGTACATAAGTCTAGTTAAATGCGGCATTAATTCTATCACTCTGCGCAATGGTAACTCCGACGAACGCCATTGATGAATACTGAGTGTTACtgcaagttaatttatttagtgaatttaatttaatcgctattattatttaatatgattacGTTAAACTCTAGGAACTTTACTAGAGGTTAACTTTAACTGACCCAGGATACTAGCATAGCGATAAGCGAGCATCCGCATGAAACAGCTGATATCAGAATCCTGCCGTTGTGTTGTTTTCAAGTCTATACCATGCTGCAGGTGTACTTCACGTAGCGGCATGCTTGGCGTAAGAAATCGTTGGACATTATCGTAGTCACGTATACGAACTGTCGAAgataacacaatatatattaatactacttacattaatacttaaaataaatgaatctgtTAGATATTAATGTTATCGTTTTCCTTGTTATATCTGTAAAGGTCGGCGTATCAATTTAGATGTCGTCACTTATCTGAAACTCTAATTTTTATTCACGCAGAACTGAATGAACGTTTAGAACTAACATAAAGCCACAAATAGATAGATGTCCGGACAGATGATAGCGACGCGACGCCATGCAGTATCGGGAATTTCGTATCCGCCTACGCCGAGCGCTGCGTCTACACGACCGGGAATTTGATCTTCACGACaaataagctttaaaaaaagtttatagtaaattaatataataaataatatggacTAAGCAAAattatacaaagaaaaataacataGGTAATATTATCTACaagaaaatgaaatacatagtaggatttatttaaaatatctgatttATGTATACTGTCACACCTAACCTGTAAACGAAAGTGAGGTCGACGTAATACAGGCAACAACGAAAGCAGCGCGTTTCCAGATCCATCGGCAATATAGGCATACTCAAGAGCGAGTACGCGGAGATTTTTTAATTCTGCCAAACTTCGAAGAAAGCATCGCTTTGTATCTGGCCTAGCAATATACTTTCCGCtacctatattaatttatttattattatccatTTTCAATCCATTTTTCAATCTGTGACTTTGAAGCGATTAAGTGTTCTTAACGTTAAGTCAATTAGACTTTACGAGTATACGTTACGTTACGTTGCCGTTAGTCCTGAGCATGAAGTATTTCCGTTCATGTCAGATTTACCgccccatcggattatgagagtgagggATTGAGAGCACCTGTGTTTGGGCAAACtcttgtgcactataatatatCCCGCGTGGCTGGTGCTTCTTAAGATTGGCCAGCGTTACCAAAACTGTCTGATACGACTTCACTAATCATATtgtctgtatatttaaaacaaaataaatacatacattaactCTAATAAGTACAATGCAAGTcaagtaataataaaagaaacttttatttgtgtgttttttgtgtatttaaacAGTGACAAAAAGGACAGTAATCTAAAACAGACTTCAAATTTAACGATATCACTAATtggacattaattatttatatatatatcaaattgttttatttatagaaatccAATGTAAAGGTTATAATGGGTTCAACTTATTTCAGTTACTCGTATTATACTCCCAAGATCTTCAATACGAATGTGTACGTCGCAGACTCATAACCATGATCTATGGAACATCATCTCTGACAGTGGCAGGATTATTTGAAGTAATTTCATGAGCGTTTGACAATATTGTTATTGCCGTTGAGTTTTCAACATTTCTGTACATGAAGTTTGGTAAATTTTTTCTTGCctcttcaacagtctcccttaATCGGTCGGCTCCGATGGGACGTGATACAAGAGTTTCTTCTTGACATTCTTTCACTAGATCTTTCATTTTTTCTTCTTCTAATGGTGTAACCGCTTGAATAGCTCTTGCTCTATGTTGCTTCAGTTCAATGTCAACTCGTAGAAGCTTATCTCTGCTCGAATTGGTTCGCCAGGGTCGCTTGGGATCGGCTGCATTGAGGTTTGCGACATCGGttctaattattttgttacttgaaatgaaatattttacattacttaAGCTCGATAATTTAGTATACTATTGTATACGtgttattataagatattgtaaataa is drawn from Vanessa cardui chromosome Z, ilVanCard2.1, whole genome shotgun sequence and contains these coding sequences:
- the LOC124542981 gene encoding eukaryotic translation initiation factor 4 gamma 3-like isoform X3 — protein: MSGNGNQVPLAASQRGPGSYPRASTPHSELNLHRIGPECYHPSGAASGAYMSGATGGQSSAQSMRGQPAPQPSAPPAPQQDISKTTMAGPSYVSPQNQTPPSRPQYPNFQYRATQHGNRPSSHPRQQQPYMSGASASAAGPVMYHPTLMFPPHMGIPQTYQQPRSSTPGFYSYVPQYISYTTPTGPTTPYYYPSNGQQLAAGSVGGAGGRANSAALVPQQPNAPTASNALPHSQPQPHIHPSIPGIRQVPPKRTSHRLAIINPLTKQDIFSEIHSNDSQYMSGESSERQTPQLEQPHNFAEEFSRMVNEAANQPSPCESASKSNFVSKNVEVPVTTASSNPPHTNAISTINNNIVKSEILNVNENKSLGNEIVESNETPVVSAISDSPVVVPKMPINIKQIQKNMEMIQPLAVDNNKSLPSNKQQKQNKSKPVVPQDELEKQSDSVSSIVPQAMIMQTVVTAVPVPVTAALPATAPATTATSTLVSSSSSLAHSMPAPQPQRIREPRERVRSEDKEKPPPPKIKDVIEKEIPKPNGPTSVEISSVDSLLDAINPSTSQVTQNLVKETTKAAKPLSVTNETELSNIDNNPEVVINREPTFPVKTSPTATELLSASIEKVAKEQPLPEETPVKKEESIAIQAQVKLTQSIASVARNHPESKMKDINLNNNTTAIILDPDTANGNPSEVNKVETVKDEGNKNEKAIKNSKNNNKKSNKMASNEVNINKTESYENGKDETDKVSTEPEKLSKEEEEENSPEVEKPTPAPASSEPTVFVPKYKYSEDQWSPLNKSGKKYYDIGLLMQIKDDPLSKNKPNVPLLESLNVMRSPIQETVTFNPISRPMNDALFPNFLKNSGVGSRSNAPREPKKDGRIMPQSGKGSVKLTPSSSGSSSHKPVIHVSLSLREEVKLNQTKDAWRPTRFKKDNLTEEEFKTQDLYKKFRGILNKLTPQKFDTLLDKVKTLEINTQARLEGVIDLVFEKAIDEPNFSEAYAAMCSKLSMLKVPADNAPDQCVNFRALIISKCQNQFITNKVDENVLKLEKELAECTDPAKKKELHLQLEEENRRVRMRSVGNVRFIGELYKLKMLTAKIMVYCMTYLIEKLEEEKLECLCKLLTTIGEQVESEVKEQLESVFKKMQDIVERKSNKISSRVRFMLQDVIELRRRKWVAKNVVDSQPKMMDQIQKEAEQHQRHIELMNAPSMGGGGFRREDGGRGKRGGDRRQGSNSFMDNQWKPTRPTNYTVDTSKLKTVAQKNLSNIKLAPQNSGWNHGSGTKTPAQINSNLMISLTKNMYSVLENVQADPTSLRTNKDLSSSYHHSKSIERSTFNSRGDFNSGSGSRSGSVGVTRSNSSSRSATTAPAPAPVSEAAPVAPAPQEPLPDAKKKFVKILIMDKLVNPNDDEFITEIKQTFPPQYHAAVVTEILNIALERAAKDVYSIAKSLFHLVSTGTISSDNFLAGINEILEFAPDLYIDIPILYEYLGKFIAPNIEKRHITFVQVFRLCENIIMSNQGHMFLKTVIRDLKESMGPSFVKTKWQESGLELKQWMPEEQVPKWIEDNKFEFLEGGKPTEETKKILTPSETQSKLLQLMNTDEHCDCIRGWVQDNLGAASNENWFMRALTQAVCEYALYGTEGRDVPHFSHERMNKYASLISEFGDSREQREASCLFGIQQLIHRLEHPQGLTLEIFQYLHEQYIISVEGFIAWEVSEKEPEGKAVMLKALTSFFTNIKEADNEESCGED